A single genomic interval of Nonomuraea rubra harbors:
- a CDS encoding PaaX family transcriptional regulator, producing the protein MRSDSRVTPTVNSGDLPEAVPSRRFAAGTSGVRGLLITLLGGCVRSSGQATPTSAFVDALGRFGVKEDACRQALARATADGWLCPSREGRYTWWRLSPAFEQFLRLGAERILRFTATQPDWDGRWLVVLARAAETNRPGRHLLRTRLRRAGFGNPAPGTWVTTHTDRAEEAELVLDEAGVRDEAQIFVAEHLSGGEASALVRQAWDFDEVEREYEAFLAAFTRPSFGDPLVRFTRLVHDWRHLALIDPELPAELLPAGWRGARAARLFRERHARWTPAALREWDRISARTR; encoded by the coding sequence ATGCGCTCTGACAGCCGGGTCACGCCGACGGTCAACAGCGGTGACCTGCCGGAGGCCGTTCCGTCCCGCCGGTTCGCCGCGGGCACGAGCGGTGTCCGGGGGCTGCTGATCACGCTGCTCGGCGGCTGCGTACGCTCTTCCGGCCAGGCCACGCCCACCTCGGCCTTCGTCGACGCGCTGGGCCGCTTCGGCGTCAAGGAGGACGCCTGCCGGCAGGCGCTGGCCCGCGCCACCGCGGACGGCTGGCTCTGCCCGAGCCGCGAGGGGCGGTACACGTGGTGGCGCCTCAGCCCCGCCTTCGAGCAGTTCCTGCGGCTGGGCGCCGAACGCATCCTCCGCTTCACCGCGACCCAGCCCGACTGGGACGGCCGCTGGCTGGTGGTCCTGGCGCGGGCCGCGGAGACGAACCGGCCGGGCCGGCACCTGCTGCGTACGCGGCTGCGGCGGGCGGGGTTCGGCAACCCGGCGCCGGGGACCTGGGTCACCACGCACACCGACCGGGCCGAGGAGGCCGAGCTGGTCCTGGACGAGGCCGGGGTCCGCGATGAGGCGCAGATCTTCGTCGCGGAGCACCTGTCGGGCGGCGAGGCGTCGGCCCTGGTCCGCCAGGCGTGGGACTTCGACGAGGTCGAGCGGGAGTACGAGGCGTTCCTCGCGGCGTTCACCCGCCCGTCCTTCGGCGACCCGCTGGTCCGGTTCACCCGGCTGGTGCACGACTGGCGCCATCTCGCGCTCATCGACCCCGAGCTGCCCGCGGAGCTCCTACCGGCCGGCTGGCGGGGCGCGCGAGCCGCGCGGCTCTTCCGCGAACGGCACGCGCGGTGGACACCGGCCGCGTTGCGCGAATGGGATCGGATCAGCGCGCGGACGCGATGA